Part of the Corticium candelabrum chromosome 15, ooCorCand1.1, whole genome shotgun sequence genome, ATTGAACTGTACAAACCAACTAAATGATTGAGTTGAAACAAATTTAACAATCAAAGAACATTTACTGACTCGGTCAAATCGATGATAAGCGTCTTCTGCAAAGATCTTCATGTCTAAATCATTAGAAATAtattacacacaacacaaaggGATCTAAGGACATGAAAGTGGCTTGACCTAACGCATCCAGACTTAAGTTGTCTGCTGTTAAGTCAGAGTCAGAGAAAAGTTTTCCTAATGTGATGGGACTTCCATCAGCTAAACAAAGACTCATTCATTTCCAGTTGAAAAGGATAAATTAATCAGTGTTTAGTGCAAGCTATTGTGCAAGTATTATATAcggtataagatgaaatactggcggggaatttattttggtggattggcggatttttcaaTGACCGTCAATATAAAAGtcgccattaatttggcctcTGGGATATGTTGATGTCATCAGGCACGTGCATTAGCAAGATGGTACCATAGGTAATCcttgcttgccgtctgttgtgcctacgcagtagttggagaccatgcagtacaaacacagctgccaatgacaaacacatcaagaccacttatggtaagacatatatcagttatcaaacaacaatgtccaaccgccaaaataaaatccaccaatatgctttgttcgtcaatttcatcttatacaacATTACACATAGAAACTACACAAAGAGAAACATCAACATGGAAACACAAGCACTAAACTTACAGTCGTCACAGACAACCTCAGAACTGTTGTGCTGCAGTTTGTGTTTCATGAAGTCCAACAAAAGCTTTGCACTGTGCACAAAAAAAGTTATAATCGTACTGCATGCACTGCACCAATTAAATGATTTACACAACtattaaaaatcaaacttaACATGCTATATAATTGATATGTCAACATGTTTCAATTGACACAATCTCTCGAGCTCACTGTACCGAATGCATGATCAGAAAAGCACACGAATGCACACtattgcaaacaacaagaagcACATACctcatgcatgcactgtgaTGAATATGAGTGTCTACTTTGACCACGTTATCGAAGTCTTTAGCAAATGTATGACGcaaagaaaatgcttcctCGTGCTCTTTTTCAAGCTTatacaactgcaacaacacaaccacaattaatttatttaacaTAAATGTCAACactcaatcaattaattaaatgactaaACTAAGCATAATTCACTACACACAGCCATGCAAGATCAACTATCCTGATCCAATATCAGACCCTAGAAATGTAACACATCACATATTACGAGGtttacaaacagaccaacatgtgcaataacaaataattCCATTGCTGTCAGTTACGTTTCTTATCAAGATACAACTAACGATCAAGCAATCCCACAATAGATATACCCTGTATTTTGCTTCCAGCAAGCCAAGCCTTTTCCAACAATAGCTCCTGACAGGACCATGAGATGTAATCAAATGCAACGACGACAGATCACTATAAAACTCTTTAGCTGATGGCAccttgaaaattgaaaaaacacaagatacaaaacacaacacatacaaacatgctGACCAACTTACAGGGCAAACATTCTCATCATCACCAACTCTTCCCACTTCCATCACACCATTCTGTTAATAATACATAGTgacaaaatattttgtattcacATTGTTAGCACTTGTTCACTTCAGGCACTAACATACATTAGCTgtcaaagaaacagaaaccATATGCATGTTACAACAGTGCTGTGACTGCTTAACTTAACCTAAAGTATCCAGGTCCTACCCCAGCTGAACAATGGTTGGACATGAAGATTACAGCAATGAGGTCATTACTCCAGCCATTGTCATTGTGCAGCATAGttactacatacacacacacacacacacacacacacacacacacacacacacacacacacacacacacacacacacacacacacacacacacacacacacacacacacacacacacacacacacacacacacacacacacacacacacacacacacacacacacacacacacacacacacacacacacacacacacacacacacacacacacacacacacacacacacacacacacacacacacacacacacacacacacacacacacacacacacacacacacacacacacacacacacacacacacacacacacacacacacacacacacacacacacacacacacacacacacacacacacacacacacacacacacacacacacacacacacacacacacacacacacacacacacacacacacacacacacacacacacacacacacacacacacacacacacacacacacacacacacacacacacacacacacacacacacacacacacacacacacacacacacacacacacacacacacacacacacacacacacacacacacacacacacacacacacacacacacacacacacacacacacacacacacacacacacacacacacacacacacacacacacacacacacacacacacacacacacacacacacacacacacacacacacacacacacacacacacacacacacacacacacacacacacacacacacacacacacacacacacacacacacacacacacacacacacacacacacacacacacacacacacacacacacacacacacacacacacacacacacacacacatacacacacacacacattatatgTCGATATGtatagcagcagcagcagcagcagcagtacgTACCAAAAATTAAGCACAGCAATAATTGTAGTAGCACATGCGTTTGATGTGTGGTGCTCTGcacactgcatgtatacttACATTCCATCTAAACCAGAAGTTGTTGTCGTCCAATGCAACTTCAGGACGagctacaaacaaaacacctCATAACTCAAAAgtgacaacttaattaatattaaaccaTGTATCTGTCTTAACCACACAGTGAATGAGGCTCACAATGCACTTTAGACAATGTAACGTAAGTGAAGTAATTTGAAAATCACTGTGTGCATACAATTTGACAGCATGTaaaaatcaaggcaaacaTCAAGGCAAACATCAAGGCTAACATATACTGCATGTCTAAGTTGCTATATTATCCTCTGCATTTAGTTGAATTAATGATTCCTCACTCACTATGACTAAAACTAAATTTAGAACCACAAATATGATTTTGTTAGAGATGTGACCAATCTGACTAAAATCAAAATAACGTATTATCTTCACAATCATTATAAGCTCAACATGCAGCTGCGATTGACTGTAGGTACGTATGTGTACATCTACcacaaaatcaaaaaattaacTTATTACATATCATAATAGTTCTACActaatatcaatatattacatattgTGTATCAATAATGACCGATTCAAGTTGTTTTCAACCAGTTTATATGTCAAGCACAATTTAGCGATCTtgcctgtgtctgtttctgtgatTTCATGCTCTTCAACATTCTGCACATAATCCCATCTCAAGTCAAAGGCATCTCTCAAAGCTCTATTTCAGAAACTTCACATAAACATCTTAGAATGAACGATTTGTTTGCAGCCACTCACCTGGTTATGTCATCAATGTCATGATCCTTTATCTTTAACTTGCTTTGCATTCGCTTAAGAACCTTCACTCTCTTTGCTGGTTTTGAGCTTGATGGAACAGCAATCGTCACTGACCCAACTCCGTCATCAGCTGATGACACACAAATGTGACACTGTAGTCACTAGATAATCGCATTATAGAGATATGCTAGCAGGAGTCAGCAATGTGCTGATCATAGCAGCTAGATATTAAAggtactagtatatatatatatatatatatatatatatatatatatatatatatatatatatatatatatatatatatatcattaattaaatagataaacaTATACCTAGCTACAACTTCTCTTTGTCAAGATGTATCTATACTACATAGCACATATGTGTGTACACTAGTCGGTTATCCGGGCACTGTGAAATATTCATATCTCAAAGGGTCAATTACCACACCGATAGTGTATCAACCAAGAGAGGAAACTGTGATCCACGTACAATACACTGCCCCTTGGCGACAGTCAGGTCCTCTGCACCGAACACGTGGCAACTAATCTTTTCTCAACCTTTCCAAATGTCTCCAACAGTAGACTTCAGCAGTTCAAAAATCTCAGCTACACGATGTTGAGATTTCCCTTTCTCGATTTCTCTTATGATTTCTATCTTTTTCTCAAGTGTAAGGACAGACTGCCTCGGTTTACTGGTCACCATTTCCGTGGATGCaaaattgcacatgcgcattcATGTAAAAAAGTTTTCACACGTGATCGCTGGGACTGCCGTGTAGATGAAGGTGCCCAAACTTCGAGGGCCAGATATCCAAGGTATTAGTGTATTGCATGTTTTGGGGTAGCTACAACAAAAGTGACATGTGTATACACATCTAGTTACAGTTCTCTAGAGTAGATCATTGACAGATAAAAGTGCTGtgcaaataaaataaattaattttaacctACCTATTAGGTTTGCCAGACCATGCACATCAGACAATCAGAAGTGCGCCAATCAATTACTAGACATGCAGTTCCTGCGTGGTTTAgaaattaattacaaatcGCAAAGGCTGAAATCAGCTCAGATGAACATGTTGAAATGGCACATAGAAATGGCACATATCCTCGCTTCCACCTTGCTTGCATAGCACCAAACAAACCATTAACCTTTGTAAGGTCTCATCCATTTGGAAAATTATTGAAtaaattgatatatatatatatatatatatatatatatatatatatatatattgctgagcgtagcgaggcttctaatctggATTGCagaacagaaatgggcgtagTCCTATATAGGTCTCCATTGAGCTTCtggtgtgatgtgatgtgtgtgtgtgtgtgtgtgtgtgtgtgtgtgtgtgtgtgtgtgtgtgtgtgtgtgtgtgtgtgtgtgtgtgtgtgtggtgtgtgtgtgtgtgtgtgtgtgtgtgtgtgtgtgtgtgtgtgtgtgtgtgtgtgtgtgtgtgtgtgtgtgtgtgtgtgtgtgtgtgtgtgtgtgtgtgtgtgtggtgtgtgtggtgtgtgtgtggtgtgtgtgtgtgtgtgtgtgtgtgtgtgtgtgtgtgtgtgtgtgtgtgtgtgtgtacacacacaaatctcaaatttctcctccccacgaccacgtttcatgataggacctaccttaaaaatcgtttccgtgtccgactacagatgagtctaggaacgattcgtgcaagtgaccaaaccacgaagaaaatgcttcatcaagTTCCGTCGctccatccttttgtattgtagctagggattgtgtgtacttgacaaccaagaaacacttcagaagttgaatgccacctacagtcaactagtCACACCTCCCATACCACAATCAATCctgtactacactgtgctgcatctaacactgttgatagtcaatgtttgctgatatcaatttctatgtcagtaaataccataccactgtcgttacaacggaactgagtgcatacctagactgtacatttcaattgtcttgatcacgatcgcaaaacgacaactacctataccaggtcTATATATgcaatctaaactactaggaagtttgcatgtttacttccatgacagggtttcaacaaatacgtattgtctagctaggactctggtttcagtagatggtctgaaaactccATTGGATGTGTTACttacgaacgcgaggcgcctacagATATGGCACAACTAGTATATACTCAAACTTGTGAGAAACGCCTCACTTCACACAGcttaaaacaacaaatacaggATGCCTACATGTATGTCTATCACCCTATTCTGTAGATCTGCCTGTTTCTAGATTGCCATGCCATCTGGATCATTAGGAAATTGAATTTTAACTCTCAAGCTCCTAGGCTATCAAACCTACAAttctgtattaattaactaaattatttttatgcTTAGTTAATTTCAATAAGAGAACAAATAAGTTGTACTTACTATAATAGTATAGGCCTACATGCAtgctagcctcggcctcccagacccgtgtagcgccaattcaaaatcgtcctccatgggtctgggatggtaccgcctcttctcaatatattgcggttagtcttaggaccagcattagtgttcagtttcataaatgcatacctttccaattacagctgtaaccaatgaagacatctcatgcgtatctgctgtctaccaaagactacactgtacacaaacgacgacttgtagtgcgctcttcacgcaaactcacatCCCTACACgttgtggtttgtattctgtgcctgtcaacggcagtaacaACACCTAGTAGAGCCATTTGTTCGAACCAATGCttcgacatctacactagccagccagctgcatactcaacgacttcatgatcacgtctactagacAAAGTCTTGCAGAGAATTCACGGCaaagttttgtcgcgatttcaGGGCAAGTCAcatcgaatccggacgatcgagtcacagcgAATGCGCACATCGCAAATTTTCATCGTAAATTCGTGGCTCCACGCATGACTAACAGCTgctcgcagcggattcacggcaatcagacacatgccgatcgcgtccgcggcaccactagtaaaagaaagtgtttccTAACGTCCCATTCACGTTCCCTACTAACAcccaaatgataaaaccgtagccactgtaaacacaaaggtacccaTGCAGCGGGATGCGACACAATGTTCTAGAGggacatgtcttcgtcgttcttgtattacggccATACttgaaaggtatgcatttatgaaactgaacactaatgctggtcctagaaCCAACcacaatatattgagaagaggcggtacctaTGGCACGCGGAACGTGACTTTATTAGGTTagtcacatatatagggtgtaaaacacatatatagggtgtaaacacacacacacacacacacacacacacacacacacacacacacacacacacacacacacacacacacacacacacacacacacacacacacacacacatatatacataataaTGTCACGTTCCGCGTGCCATAGGTACACCATCCCAGACCTGTGAaagacgattttgaatcggcgctacacgggtctgggaggccgaggctacatgcatgcacatgcatgcagcaacACATGCATGCCTCTAGAGACACGTATCGACgcccatgcatgcactcaccGAGAGCCAAAGCGTCAGCTGTCTCTTCCACTTGCACCTCGTTCTGTTCTTCATTCATTGATCTCATGACTTCCTCGCTTTCGCCGTTACTATCAATTTCCTGGCCTCCACGTTCTCCGTGACTAGAAGTAAATCGTACTCGAACTGTCTGTAGAATTCAAATCGAACAATAGCGCAAAAGCGATATCTTAGTGCAGAACGCGAATATGCTGGCTCTAACTGCACCTTGTCAGTCTTCGTGAACTCCTCATCCTCATCCTCATCCTCGTcgtcttgtgtttgttgttttagatGTGGCAAATCTACCGATACGGACGATTTCAAATCCCGTGTACGGCAGGCATATTGCAGCTCATGCATTGTGATCCGTCGATCCAGCGACTTCTTCAGATTAGCCTTCTGCATGTCGTTGCACAGCAAAATACGTTTGATCACGTGATGGCATGTCAGCATTTTTAGGGTATGACATTGTCTAGAGCAGCGGGATGTCCGAAACTTCATGCTGATCGAGTTCGAGAGATTTGTACACATCCTCTATCATCACAGCAAGTGCTGGGTTATAATAATTATGTCATGCAAGCACAAGCAGTCTAGTTATGGAAATCATAATCAGTACGACAGGTAGCTTCCATCACAACTCCACTTTATTACCAACAACAATCTACTCTTTGACTGCATAGACCCTAAGTGAAAAGTGTCTAtctttctttttctgtctttCGGTCTTCAATGATCTTTCATGCTTCGTCAGCAGCCTTCGCAGTGCTCTTGTCTTCTTTGGCCTCAAATCCAAAGGCTTGTACTTCTTTCCTCTAAAGAACTTGTGTAACTGTTCTCGTTGAGTTTGGTTGATAACAGTCAGCACTCGAGCTATGGATTTACGAACAAGCTTACtgtaacagaaacaacacaaaaatgcaTGACCACTGACTCTCCAGTATCAGAAAGCAATTGTCCTGAACTAGAACTCAAAAGCCTCAATTAAACTCCCAAACAATTAGTAAGCCCTCACCAACAAACCTTTTAGGCATGACCTCTATACATACTGCACATATAATCATTAACTGTTCAAAGAGATCAATCAAACCGAGACGCTAGAATCTTGGCTCACAATTGCGTAACTGCGTTTTACATAATCAGAATGCTTCATAAATCTTGGGTACTACTGAACCAGATCTCTGGTATAAAAGATGACCAACTTATTATGTAAGATACAGAACCTAAAAGTACTAAATATAATAGCAAGTCTAGCCATGAACTACAGAGTGCGGTCCTAATGAGGCCCCGTGTCCTACACTAATGTAATATAAAGCTTACATCTTTGATAGTTTTGACGCTGCTCCACCAGTAACTTTCGCAACACGGAGCTGCGACAATTCAGTTTTCAGATCGTCGAGCTGTTTCTCCAACTCCTCTTTCTTCTTGCCACGCAAATCCCGCATCTTAATCTTTGCCTACAAATTCATCGGTCACGAACAGAATACAATAGACGTACACATCGCTGGAGATTCGAATGGATCTCACCCGCACCATCTTGCCACCCGAGTTTACGACC contains:
- the LOC134190605 gene encoding large ribosomal subunit protein uL29-like; translation: MVRAKIKMRDLRGKKKEELEKQLDDLKTELSQLRVAKVTGGAASKLSKIKLVRKSIARVLTVINQTQREQLHKFFRGKKYKPLDLRPKKTRALRRLLTKHERSLKTERQKKKDRHFSLRVYAVKE